In the genome of Desulfovibrio desulfuricans, one region contains:
- a CDS encoding DMT family transporter, protein MRVGVRAGNATVKTHASPLVVAALTTLVMILFAANSLLCRFALAEGQNAHPLNPSVYTALRAISAAAMLWLLQMRRGGNPLRAGSWGAALALFGYMACFSWAYVRLSAGAGALVIAVAVQAGMLVAGLRLGQHPGKAQSLGIGLAMAGLVYLLLPGLDAPPAGAATVIFCSGLCWAAYTIYGRGGGNAAAATAGNFIRCVPLAVVLLAWAAAFDQAGMPAAWPWAGVACALAAGALASALGYVLWYAVLRWLSVPSAAVVQLSVPLITALGGTMLMNEVLGLRLLVSALAILGGIFCATALPHLLHRR, encoded by the coding sequence ATGCGTGTGGGCGTCAGGGCTGGCAACGCGACAGTCAAGACGCATGCTTCCCCCTTGGTGGTGGCGGCCTTGACGACCCTGGTCATGATTCTTTTTGCCGCCAACTCCCTGCTCTGCCGTTTTGCGCTTGCCGAAGGGCAAAACGCTCATCCCCTGAATCCCTCTGTATATACGGCCCTGAGGGCCATTTCTGCCGCTGCCATGCTCTGGCTGCTCCAGATGCGGCGCGGCGGCAACCCGCTGCGTGCCGGCAGCTGGGGCGCGGCGCTGGCGCTGTTTGGCTATATGGCCTGCTTTTCCTGGGCTTATGTTCGGCTATCTGCCGGGGCGGGCGCTCTGGTTATTGCCGTGGCCGTGCAGGCTGGCATGCTCGTGGCCGGGCTGCGGCTGGGGCAACATCCCGGCAAGGCCCAGAGCCTGGGCATTGGGCTTGCCATGGCAGGCCTGGTCTATCTGCTGCTTCCGGGGCTTGATGCGCCGCCAGCAGGGGCTGCTACGGTCATTTTCTGCTCTGGCCTGTGCTGGGCGGCCTATACAATTTACGGCAGGGGGGGCGGCAATGCCGCTGCGGCCACGGCTGGCAATTTTATCCGCTGTGTGCCGCTGGCTGTAGTGCTGTTAGCTTGGGCTGCGGCCTTTGACCAGGCTGGCATGCCCGCCGCGTGGCCGTGGGCAGGCGTTGCCTGCGCCCTGGCTGCCGGAGCTCTGGCTTCGGCTCTTGGCTATGTGCTCTGGTATGCTGTTTTGCGCTGGCTCAGCGTGCCCTCTGCCGCTGTGGTGCAGTTGAGCGTACCGCTCATCACCGCCCTTGGCGGCACCATGCTCATGAATGAAGTTCTGGGCCTGCGGCTACTGGTGAGCGCCCTTGCCATTCTGGGCGGTATTTTCTGCGCAACGGCTCTGCCCCACCTGCTGCACAGGCGCTGA
- a CDS encoding methionine ABC transporter permease, translating into MVDYPMEVVWAKILLPALVASGKMLLFGSLLGGFFGFLLAVSLFVTGQNGLRPNPRTYQVLSALVSSIRSFPFVVLIVAIIPVTRFVTSSSIGWVSALLPLTVASTPFFGRMFENSLKEVNPALIEAAHSFGASNFQIIFRVVVPATLPSLISASVLGVIHMLGLSTIAGTMGAGGVGASALIYGYQSFNDTVMYLLVFIMFVIVMGIQAIGDRLYKSAS; encoded by the coding sequence ATGGTTGATTATCCTATGGAAGTTGTTTGGGCAAAGATACTTCTTCCCGCGCTTGTGGCCTCAGGCAAGATGCTGCTTTTTGGCTCGCTTCTCGGTGGTTTTTTTGGCTTTTTGCTTGCAGTTTCGCTGTTTGTGACCGGGCAGAACGGCCTCAGGCCAAACCCCAGAACCTATCAGGTGCTCAGCGCGCTGGTAAGCAGCATACGTTCCTTTCCTTTCGTGGTACTGATCGTGGCCATCATTCCTGTTACACGGTTTGTAACATCTTCTTCCATTGGCTGGGTGTCGGCCCTGCTGCCGCTTACTGTGGCCTCCACCCCGTTTTTTGGCAGAATGTTTGAGAACAGCCTGAAAGAAGTAAACCCTGCCCTCATTGAAGCCGCGCATTCATTCGGCGCCAGTAATTTTCAGATTATTTTTCGGGTAGTTGTGCCCGCCACTCTCCCCTCGCTCATCAGTGCGTCCGTGCTTGGGGTCATTCATATGCTTGGGCTTTCTACCATTGCCGGGACAATGGGAGCAGGCGGCGTGGGGGCTTCGGCACTCATTTACGGCTACCAGAGCTTTAACGACACTGTAATGTATCTTCTAGTTTTTATAATGTTTGTTATCGTCATGGGTATTCAGGCTATAGGAGACAGGCTGTACAAGTCTGCAAGCTGA
- a CDS encoding MetQ/NlpA family ABC transporter substrate-binding protein, with translation MKKIFVLLSVLALLCLTACNETKESSKAEASAQPKTLRLACMAYNEPEVQAGVKALEAMNYKVQVIVLQNATIMFEAIDNNEIDASLHAHKPWMDSYNKTKSKSITMLTPYIHKNVFGIFSSKHKNISEIKEGASIAIPQDESNMSRSLFLLEELGFIKLKPGVTNPTDLDIESNIKQIEIIKLDTHQVISALQDVDAACSAKLFIVSNKVADFTELAQSSDLDKFGVGFTVSSANKDAPWTRDLIKAYTTEDVRNAINSLYKGGSVAGF, from the coding sequence ATGAAAAAGATTTTTGTTCTGCTTTCCGTCCTTGCCCTGTTGTGTCTGACCGCCTGCAATGAAACAAAGGAAAGTTCCAAGGCAGAGGCAAGCGCACAGCCAAAAACGTTGCGACTGGCCTGCATGGCCTACAATGAGCCAGAAGTTCAGGCAGGGGTGAAGGCACTTGAAGCCATGAACTACAAGGTTCAAGTAATTGTTCTGCAAAATGCAACAATAATGTTTGAAGCCATCGACAATAACGAAATTGATGCCTCCCTGCACGCTCACAAGCCCTGGATGGACAGCTACAATAAAACAAAATCAAAAAGCATAACCATGCTTACGCCGTATATTCATAAAAACGTCTTTGGTATTTTTTCCTCAAAGCATAAAAATATCAGTGAAATAAAAGAAGGTGCCAGCATAGCCATTCCGCAGGACGAATCCAACATGAGCCGCTCTCTGTTTCTGCTGGAGGAACTGGGTTTCATCAAGCTCAAGCCCGGCGTCACCAATCCCACCGACCTTGATATCGAAAGCAACATAAAACAAATCGAGATCATAAAGCTCGATACGCATCAGGTTATTTCTGCCCTTCAGGATGTTGACGCGGCATGCAGCGCCAAGCTTTTTATCGTGAGCAACAAGGTGGCTGACTTTACAGAACTGGCCCAGTCCAGCGATCTGGACAAGTTTGGCGTGGGCTTCACTGTTTCCAGCGCCAACAAGGACGCCCCGTGGACCAGGGATCTCATCAAGGCATATACCACTGAAGATGTTCGCAATGCCATCAATTCCCTGTACAAGGGCGGCAGCGTTGCCGGGTTCTAG
- the larA gene encoding nickel-dependent lactate racemase, which produces MAQHYMKYGDREFSVELGNGLIAAELHSNAVALPAKSALEHINEALDNPIGSPRLEEMLKPGQTVCIVVPDSTRLWQSPNVYVPAVVARLNKCGIRDADIRILTATGTHRPMTREEHIAIVSEDIYNRIQVIDHKCRDAADMVKAGVTSNGTEVWFNRFAMECDHIILTGGVVYHFLAGYGGGPKYLLPGIASYETIQRHHNLALNKGFGSGTNAAVRSANMETSNIFHADLEEAALLAKPSFLLNVVVDDNYNIIKAVAGDMVQAHREACALVDAIDGVNVGERTPLVIASAGGAPKDINFYQTIKTLANALAVVSEGGTIIILSACTEGFGSPDTQHQICDFDNMDAREKDLRENFSIGSYVGFLFAESAEKHNLIMVSSMNAADFAKTKIHITTTLDEALALAKKLNGGKDLRATLLPHGANTLPKLQTPRR; this is translated from the coding sequence ATGGCACAGCATTACATGAAATACGGCGACAGGGAATTTTCTGTGGAGCTTGGCAACGGCCTCATCGCGGCGGAGCTGCATTCCAATGCGGTTGCGCTGCCCGCAAAAAGCGCGCTGGAGCACATTAACGAAGCTCTGGATAATCCCATCGGTTCGCCCCGGCTTGAGGAAATGCTCAAACCCGGCCAGACGGTCTGCATTGTCGTGCCTGACTCCACCCGCCTGTGGCAGTCGCCCAATGTTTATGTTCCTGCTGTGGTGGCCCGTCTGAACAAATGCGGCATCCGCGATGCGGACATTCGTATACTCACGGCCACGGGCACGCACCGTCCCATGACGCGCGAGGAGCACATCGCCATCGTTTCCGAGGATATTTACAACCGTATTCAGGTTATTGACCACAAGTGCCGCGATGCGGCGGATATGGTCAAGGCGGGCGTGACCAGCAACGGCACGGAGGTGTGGTTTAACCGCTTTGCCATGGAGTGCGACCATATCATCCTGACCGGCGGCGTGGTGTATCACTTTCTGGCCGGGTACGGCGGCGGCCCCAAGTATCTGCTGCCCGGCATCGCCAGCTACGAGACCATCCAGCGGCACCACAACCTGGCCCTGAACAAGGGCTTTGGCAGCGGCACCAATGCGGCGGTGCGCAGCGCCAATATGGAAACTAGCAATATTTTTCACGCCGATCTTGAAGAAGCCGCCCTGCTGGCCAAGCCCAGCTTCCTGCTCAACGTGGTGGTGGACGACAATTACAACATCATCAAGGCCGTGGCTGGCGACATGGTGCAGGCCCATCGCGAGGCCTGCGCGCTGGTTGACGCCATCGACGGCGTCAACGTGGGAGAACGCACTCCTCTGGTTATAGCAAGCGCTGGCGGCGCACCCAAGGACATCAATTTTTACCAGACCATCAAGACCCTGGCCAACGCCCTTGCGGTGGTGAGCGAGGGCGGCACCATCATCATTCTGTCCGCCTGCACCGAGGGCTTTGGCAGCCCGGATACCCAGCATCAGATTTGCGATTTCGACAACATGGACGCACGCGAAAAAGACCTGCGCGAGAATTTTTCCATAGGCAGCTATGTGGGCTTTCTGTTTGCGGAGTCGGCGGAAAAGCACAACCTCATCATGGTCAGCTCCATGAATGCCGCAGATTTTGCCAAAACAAAGATCCACATTACCACAACGCTGGATGAAGCCCTTGCGCTGGCAAAAAAGCTGAACGGCGGCAAAGACCTGCGGGCAACACTGCTGCCCCACGGGGCCAATACCCTGCCCAAGCTTCAGACGCCCAGGCGCTAG
- a CDS encoding lipoate--protein ligase, translating to MRFIYNPCTDASFNLAAEEWLLRNSETDIFMLWRNAASVIVGRNQNSHSEINADYVQQHGIPVVRRLTGGGAVFHDLGNINFTFISLNNHSGLLDFKRFATPITEALNALGVPCEFNGRNDMVVGESKISGNAQHMHRDRLLHHGTLLYSANLDSVCAALKPSPAKYIDKSVKSVRGRVGNIVDFLPQPMPIEEFINYLMRFVAGEDWSGQTALSAEEITAIEALAEERYRSWYWNFGYSPNYAFERSTKTPGGVLDVHMDVRDGIIADIRLFGDYFGVRDVTELEDMLCGCRHERGALEHRLALVHIDAFIQGIGDRMFLDCLF from the coding sequence ATGCGCTTTATCTATAATCCTTGTACAGACGCCTCGTTCAATCTGGCGGCGGAAGAATGGCTGCTGCGCAATAGCGAAACCGACATTTTTATGCTCTGGCGTAATGCGGCTTCTGTTATTGTGGGGCGGAACCAGAACTCCCACTCCGAGATCAACGCCGATTATGTGCAGCAGCACGGCATCCCCGTTGTGCGCAGACTCACCGGCGGGGGAGCTGTTTTTCATGATCTGGGGAATATCAACTTTACCTTCATCAGCCTGAACAACCATTCAGGGTTGCTGGATTTCAAGCGCTTTGCCACGCCCATTACCGAAGCGCTCAATGCCCTTGGCGTCCCCTGTGAATTCAATGGCCGCAACGACATGGTCGTTGGCGAAAGCAAAATTTCCGGCAACGCGCAGCACATGCACCGCGACCGCCTGCTGCACCACGGCACCCTGCTGTATTCTGCCAACCTGGATTCTGTCTGTGCCGCGCTCAAGCCCAGCCCCGCAAAATACATTGATAAATCAGTCAAAAGCGTGCGTGGTCGTGTGGGCAATATTGTGGATTTTTTGCCCCAACCCATGCCCATTGAGGAATTCATAAACTACCTCATGCGCTTTGTGGCCGGGGAGGATTGGTCGGGGCAGACTGCCTTGAGCGCGGAAGAAATAACCGCCATTGAGGCTCTGGCAGAAGAACGCTACCGCTCCTGGTACTGGAATTTTGGCTATTCACCCAATTACGCCTTTGAACGCAGCACAAAGACCCCTGGCGGCGTACTTGACGTACACATGGATGTGCGTGACGGAATAATCGCCGATATCCGTCTGTTCGGCGACTATTTTGGCGTTCGGGATGTGACCGAACTTGAAGACATGCTCTGCGGATGCAGGCACGAACGTGGGGCTCTGGAACATCGGCTGGCTCTGGTGCACATTGACGCATTCATTCAGGGCATTGGCGATCGCATGTTTCTGGATTGCCTTTTTTAG
- a CDS encoding sulfite exporter TauE/SafE family protein → MVYALIALCGIVAGAISGVVGTGSSIILLPVLSLAFGPKAAIPIMAVASIAGNASRVVAWRRQISLRAFACYSVTAVPAAVLGVRTLWIMPAEISNLCIGLFFFALIGLRRASRTRGMHLGSPQMALAGGLVGYLTGVVYSTGPLTIPIFAGFGLAKGALLATEAAASIAVYVAKALAFGAVGGLPLPVLCNGLVVGAALAVGTFLGKRFVLGMSEATFRLLIDIMLACAGLVMTGSALFG, encoded by the coding sequence GTGGTATACGCACTTATTGCTCTATGCGGCATTGTGGCAGGGGCCATCAGCGGGGTGGTGGGCACCGGGTCGTCCATAATCCTGCTGCCAGTGCTGAGTCTGGCCTTCGGCCCCAAGGCCGCCATTCCCATCATGGCTGTTGCCTCCATCGCGGGCAATGCCTCGCGGGTGGTGGCCTGGCGGCGGCAGATAAGCCTCAGGGCCTTTGCCTGCTATTCGGTAACTGCCGTGCCTGCGGCGGTGCTGGGTGTGCGGACTCTCTGGATCATGCCCGCGGAAATTTCCAACCTGTGCATTGGGCTGTTCTTTTTTGCGCTCATCGGTTTGCGCCGGGCCAGCCGTACGCGCGGCATGCATCTTGGCTCCCCGCAGATGGCCCTGGCGGGTGGTCTTGTGGGATATCTGACCGGGGTAGTGTATTCCACCGGGCCGCTGACCATTCCCATATTTGCCGGTTTTGGCCTCGCCAAGGGCGCGCTGCTCGCCACCGAGGCGGCCGCGTCCATTGCCGTGTATGTTGCCAAGGCTCTGGCCTTCGGCGCTGTGGGCGGCTTGCCCCTGCCAGTGCTGTGCAATGGTCTTGTGGTTGGGGCGGCGCTGGCTGTTGGTACCTTTCTGGGCAAGCGTTTTGTGCTTGGCATGTCTGAAGCGACCTTCCGCCTGCTTATTGATATCATGCTTGCCTGCGCGGGCCTTGTAATGACGGGCAGCGCGCTGTTTGGGTAG
- a CDS encoding Ldh family oxidoreductase — translation MPHISLTEAQKMGEDILQAHNVGQRNAQLTIASLLRAEMEGLPSHGFSRIPYYASQAAAGKVDGNAVPVVERTKPGVVLVDACCGFAFSAFADGLPVVAKAARESGVALMAVRNSHHAGVMGFPVADLAAQGLLALGFANSPAALAPYGGSKVTFGTNPLAMACPRKDAPPLVVDLSMGLLARGKILQAAKKGETIPEGAAVDAEGNPTCDPVKAFNGALLPFGGPKGYALALIVEIMSAALTGASLAIEASSLFTPDGPPPRLGQSFLVMDPAATAGANFLDRVEQLLGFISDQPGARLPGDRRIGLSRAASERNSIDLPEDLLAQLQSLH, via the coding sequence ATGCCTCATATCAGCCTTACCGAAGCACAAAAAATGGGCGAAGACATTTTGCAGGCCCACAACGTCGGGCAGCGAAATGCCCAATTGACCATCGCCTCGCTCCTGCGGGCAGAAATGGAAGGCCTGCCTTCGCACGGATTTTCGCGCATTCCCTACTATGCATCCCAGGCGGCGGCAGGCAAGGTTGATGGCAACGCAGTTCCGGTGGTGGAACGCACAAAACCCGGCGTGGTGCTGGTTGACGCCTGCTGCGGTTTCGCCTTCAGCGCTTTTGCCGATGGCCTGCCCGTGGTGGCCAAGGCCGCCAGGGAGTCTGGCGTGGCCCTCATGGCCGTGCGCAATTCGCACCATGCGGGCGTGATGGGATTTCCCGTGGCGGATCTGGCGGCGCAGGGCCTGCTGGCCCTAGGCTTTGCCAACAGCCCCGCAGCATTGGCCCCCTACGGCGGCTCAAAGGTGACGTTTGGCACGAACCCTCTGGCCATGGCCTGCCCGCGCAAGGACGCCCCGCCCCTTGTAGTTGATCTTTCCATGGGGTTGCTGGCGCGCGGCAAGATTTTGCAGGCTGCAAAAAAAGGCGAGACTATTCCCGAGGGCGCGGCTGTAGATGCGGAGGGCAATCCCACCTGCGATCCGGTCAAGGCTTTCAACGGTGCGCTGCTGCCCTTTGGCGGCCCCAAGGGCTACGCCCTGGCTCTCATTGTGGAAATAATGTCGGCAGCGCTTACGGGGGCTTCCCTGGCCATTGAGGCCTCTTCGCTGTTCACGCCGGATGGCCCGCCGCCGCGTCTGGGGCAGAGCTTTCTGGTCATGGACCCTGCGGCAACGGCAGGGGCGAATTTTCTGGACCGCGTGGAGCAGTTGCTGGGCTTCATCAGCGACCAGCCGGGCGCGCGCCTTCCGGGCGATCGCCGTATCGGCCTCAGCCGCGCCGCCAGTGAGCGAAATAGTATTGATCTGCCAGAGGATCTGCTGGCCCAACTGCAATCGCTGCACTAG
- a CDS encoding MarR family transcriptional regulator, translating into MSASTRDLVGIIINRTSRTWRTKLDERLSHLGLTQARWLVLMHLSRMNGKALQKDLAVSVGVEGPTLVRVLDGLERMGLVERVGVEGDRRARRICLTPKADNVITDILNIGNQLRTEALTGIADADLEVFYSVMEVILANLLSASAK; encoded by the coding sequence ATGAGCGCTTCTACCAGAGACCTTGTTGGTATAATCATCAACCGCACCTCCCGCACATGGCGTACCAAGCTTGACGAGCGTCTTTCCCATCTGGGACTGACCCAGGCGCGCTGGCTGGTGCTCATGCACTTGTCGCGGATGAACGGTAAGGCCCTGCAAAAGGATCTGGCCGTTTCTGTGGGCGTGGAAGGCCCCACCCTGGTGCGGGTACTGGATGGCCTTGAACGCATGGGCCTTGTGGAGCGTGTGGGTGTGGAGGGCGACAGGCGCGCCAGACGGATATGTCTGACCCCCAAAGCGGACAACGTCATCACAGATATCCTGAATATTGGCAACCAATTGCGCACTGAAGCCCTGACGGGTATAGCCGATGCAGACCTTGAAGTTTTTTATAGCGTGATGGAAGTCATCCTGGCCAATCTGCTGTCCGCATCAGCAAAGTAG
- a CDS encoding methionine ABC transporter ATP-binding protein, translating into MIEIKNLSKFYGTVQVLDSINLTINKGDVYGLVGRSGAGKSTLLRCINGLEKFSSGGITVNGIAIEGLNDNMLRETRKNIGMIFQNFSLIDRKSVYDNVALPMQCWHKPVPQQKDKIEYVIELVGLADKINTKTRDLSGGQKQRVAIARAMVMDPAILLSDEATSALDPRTTDEILELLMGLNEKLGVTIIAVTHQMSVVRKICTKMAILENGRCDTTGDVREIFIQQPPALINLLGEGEVEIPAEGCTVQIVTLEQRTQQELFYRMSCDVGHPYHLLDSKVSRHRGGVYGVFALNFPSERADVFLSFFQKQGVPCKIISR; encoded by the coding sequence ATGATCGAAATCAAAAACCTGTCAAAATTTTATGGAACAGTGCAGGTGCTGGACAGCATCAATCTGACCATCAACAAGGGCGATGTATACGGCCTTGTTGGACGTAGCGGTGCAGGAAAATCCACCTTGTTGCGCTGCATCAACGGACTGGAGAAATTTTCTTCCGGCGGTATCACGGTTAACGGCATTGCCATTGAAGGTCTCAATGACAACATGCTGCGCGAAACAAGAAAAAATATCGGAATGATATTTCAGAATTTTTCGCTCATTGATCGCAAATCTGTTTACGACAATGTAGCCCTCCCCATGCAGTGCTGGCATAAACCTGTGCCGCAGCAAAAGGACAAGATTGAGTATGTTATTGAACTTGTAGGCCTTGCAGACAAAATAAATACCAAAACCAGAGATTTGAGCGGCGGTCAAAAACAGCGAGTGGCCATTGCGCGCGCGATGGTCATGGATCCGGCCATTCTGCTGAGCGATGAAGCCACCTCGGCCCTTGACCCCAGAACTACCGATGAAATCCTCGAGTTGCTCATGGGTCTCAATGAAAAACTTGGGGTCACCATTATTGCCGTTACCCACCAGATGTCTGTGGTGCGCAAAATCTGCACAAAGATGGCCATTCTGGAGAATGGCAGATGCGACACCACGGGCGATGTGCGCGAAATATTTATCCAGCAGCCGCCCGCCCTCATCAATCTGCTGGGTGAAGGAGAGGTGGAAATTCCGGCTGAGGGTTGTACGGTTCAGATTGTCACATTGGAGCAGCGCACCCAGCAGGAGCTCTTCTACAGAATGTCGTGCGATGTGGGGCACCCTTATCATCTGCTGGACAGCAAGGTGTCACGCCACAGGGGTGGCGTATATGGGGTGTTTGCCCTGAATTTCCCGAGTGAACGCGCGGATGTATTCCTGTCTTTTTTTCAGAAACAGGGCGTGCCCTGCAAAATTATTTCGCGGTAG
- a CDS encoding mandelate racemase/muconate lactonizing enzyme family protein, which yields MKITKIDIVILDTPNNPPLWRPVLCRVYTDNGLYGDGEAALAYGRGAYAAFGMIRELAPLLIGKNPLDNEPIWETLYKSTFWGQNGGAVAFAGISALDVALWDIKGKYYKEPVYRLLGGKRREKLRCYASQLQFGWDEDGKKAAVSPDDYARYAKKAVGDGYDAIKIDFYAFDDKGNRTNSEQTTRLQPPHVMRMLRDRISAVREAIGPDVDLIMENHSYTDVQSAIQIGNMAKEYGILIFEEPCTPEPSLNKYVHDNLGIPIAQGERIYGRWGFAPYFHNASIQMIQPDIGNCGGITEAKKICDMAHTYDVGVQVHVCSSPLLTAASLHLEAVIPNFTIHEHHVYNLHGYNKRLCKYDYQPVNGMFSIPDLPGLGNELNPCVFEEGTLVTVE from the coding sequence ATGAAAATCACCAAGATCGACATAGTGATACTGGATACCCCCAATAACCCGCCCCTGTGGCGACCGGTCCTTTGCCGTGTGTACACGGATAACGGCCTTTATGGCGATGGCGAGGCCGCACTTGCTTATGGGCGGGGCGCGTATGCTGCCTTTGGCATGATCCGCGAGCTTGCGCCCCTGTTGATCGGCAAAAATCCTCTGGACAATGAACCCATATGGGAAACACTCTATAAATCCACATTCTGGGGGCAGAATGGCGGAGCCGTGGCTTTTGCCGGTATTTCAGCCCTTGATGTGGCCCTTTGGGATATCAAGGGTAAATACTACAAAGAACCGGTGTACAGGTTGCTCGGCGGCAAAAGACGTGAAAAACTGCGCTGTTATGCCAGCCAGTTGCAGTTTGGCTGGGATGAAGACGGTAAAAAGGCGGCAGTCAGCCCGGATGATTACGCGCGCTATGCCAAAAAAGCAGTTGGTGATGGCTATGATGCCATCAAGATTGATTTTTATGCCTTTGATGATAAGGGCAACCGCACCAACAGCGAACAAACCACCCGTCTTCAGCCGCCGCATGTCATGCGCATGCTGCGCGATCGCATCAGCGCCGTGCGCGAAGCCATTGGCCCGGATGTGGATCTGATAATGGAAAACCACTCCTACACGGATGTGCAGTCTGCCATCCAGATCGGGAACATGGCCAAGGAATATGGCATTCTGATTTTTGAAGAACCTTGCACCCCGGAACCGTCACTGAACAAATACGTCCACGACAATCTGGGCATTCCCATTGCTCAGGGGGAGCGCATCTATGGCAGATGGGGGTTTGCTCCGTACTTTCACAATGCCTCCATTCAGATGATCCAGCCGGACATCGGCAACTGCGGCGGCATAACCGAAGCAAAAAAAATATGTGATATGGCCCACACCTATGACGTGGGTGTACAGGTGCACGTGTGCTCAAGCCCCCTGCTTACGGCAGCGTCCCTGCATCTTGAGGCGGTGATTCCCAATTTCACCATCCACGAGCACCATGTATACAACTTGCACGGCTACAACAAACGCCTGTGCAAGTATGACTACCAGCCGGTGAACGGCATGTTCAGCATCCCGGATCTGCCCGGTCTTGGCAATGAGCTGAACCCCTGCGTTTTTGAAGAAGGCACACTGGTTACGGTAGAATAA
- a CDS encoding DUF554 domain-containing protein — translation MIGPIVNSGGLFIGGIIGVIFADIFPERLKKALPSIFGVITLCLGASLVGKAAALPAVTISLILGTMVGEIMYAEALLQKFLRAIFSLLKSKRMGDENFSLMVITLVAAFCFGSMGFLGAFHEGLTGKPDILLTKAALDMFTGVVFGSFMGFSVSLIAVPQFIILALIYMGATTIAPFMTPAMLNDFTACGGVIFVATGLRMCDIKIFPVINMLPAMAIILPLSHLWELYFPFK, via the coding sequence ATGATCGGGCCAATTGTGAACAGTGGCGGACTTTTCATCGGCGGCATCATCGGCGTTATTTTTGCCGACATTTTTCCTGAACGGCTCAAAAAGGCGCTGCCTTCCATCTTTGGCGTCATAACCCTGTGTCTGGGCGCAAGCCTTGTGGGTAAGGCCGCAGCACTGCCCGCCGTGACGATTTCGCTTATTCTCGGCACCATGGTGGGCGAAATCATGTATGCTGAGGCCCTGCTGCAAAAGTTCCTGCGGGCCATTTTTAGCCTGCTTAAGAGCAAGCGCATGGGCGACGAAAACTTTTCCCTGATGGTCATAACCTTGGTGGCGGCATTCTGCTTTGGCAGCATGGGCTTTTTGGGGGCCTTTCATGAAGGCCTCACCGGCAAGCCCGACATTCTGCTGACCAAGGCCGCGCTGGACATGTTCACGGGCGTGGTTTTCGGCTCCTTCATGGGCTTTTCCGTAAGCCTTATCGCCGTGCCGCAGTTTATTATTCTGGCGCTCATCTACATGGGGGCCACCACCATTGCCCCGTTCATGACCCCGGCCATGCTCAACGACTTTACCGCCTGCGGCGGCGTCATCTTTGTGGCCACGGGCCTGCGCATGTGCGATATCAAGATATTCCCGGTCATCAACATGCTGCCCGCGATGGCCATTATTTTGCCGCTTTCGCACCTGTGGGAGCTGTACTTTCCCTTCAAGTAA